Genomic window (Notolabrus celidotus isolate fNotCel1 chromosome 15, fNotCel1.pri, whole genome shotgun sequence):
ACATGGAGTAAAACAACTCTGATGGAATAGTCTACATAATACCTAAAGATTACAGTACCAAGAGGTGAACGTCATGTTCAACAGatatgaccccccccccctttacTGAGGATAAAGAGTTTACAATGGCTGATATGTAATAATTTACCATTCCAAAAAATAAACCTCTGAAAAGTGCATTTTTCATAACTGTTAGTGCctttagtgtgtatgtgttatgTGTTGAAGTAAAACTTAACTTTAAATCTCTTCTCTGAGCATCACAAAACGTCTGCACACTTGAGGGTTTGAATTTACAAGCAGCAAGATAAGAGTGGCTGTTGCTTTAGTTTGTTGCcatttctgaaaataaaaacagactcttTATAATAAAGCAAAACtgtaaatatcaataaaaactcATCAGACCACTCTCTGGTGGCATTCTGGCTAGCCTGAGGAACTTCAAGCTTACTGATTGATAGCAGCCAAGTAGCTAATTACAGTGACAGGCATCCCtagtgcaaaaataaaacaaaggataTAAATGTAATCGGTTGCATTCAGCAATATTATGGCAAAAATCTCGCCAAACACATTGAGGATGTGAATGACTGATGAGGGCCTCCATAAGTCAATTTCTGCTGCCCTCTTATGTGTCTATTatcttaaagctcttgtgaggaacGTTCAGTTTGTGACAGTAGCGCCCCCCTATGGAAAAACTGATATCTCTTGTCTCTTTcttgatcttgtcctgtacatattagtattttttcagctaaaaaaaaccctcacagaagttttaaaattgaatctctgaattatttttttcccctccaaaacaaaatgtgttcacTTTAAGGGCCGTTTAACCACCTAAGGAGGTGTAACCAGCTTGCCACTTGAGCAGCAGTTTGGAGCCATGATTGGTTGACTTCTCCCTATGTATAGCAGGCGAACAatcagtgctcctgctgtttgaCTCAATATTTAAGCTGCTTTGATCAGTGCACGCTGCTACAGCTAATAAATATAAGACGATTGCAGCCAGAGGGTGAAACTACTAGCAAATAACAGCTAACAGCGGGAGTTTGATACTCTATGGTGAGATTTTAGTTGTAGCATTACTTCAACAAAATTAAGGGTATGGATCCACTGGAGTCTTTTTACAATTGACCACATTTTCTAGGTCAAAACAGATGCATACAACACTTGAGAGAGTTGTGTCAAAATGCAGCAAGCAGGCAGATTGTTTATTTCTCACACGCACATTTTCAGTAGCTTCCTGCAGTTGCACAGTAATTGTTGAGTAGGCACTAGTTGAAGCCTCCTCTGAAGAAGCCTCCAGTGGAGCTGTACCATTCATGTGCATCTACAGTAAACAGTAGTAAATCAATCACAGTTGAATGTGTGCTGGTTCAGAGAAAATCCTCTGTTTGATGTCTGGTTGGCTTCTTTTCATGCATCTCAACTGTTTAGTCAGTATTATAGCATTTTCATTATGTTAGCAGATGGTTATGAGATATGTGTTATGTTTAAATGCCCTCGTTTCAATCAGAAACATAtaaacaaagcttttttttttagtttttgcatgtgtttatcTTTATGTGTGCTCAGATCTGTGTCTGCAATTTTCTCCACTCCTCCTGTGATTTCACACTTGCTGCTTCATCAAGGAGATGAGGGAAAACAAGACAAATCATTTAGCCCTAAATCTGGCCCTGACCTATGCCCCTGTCTTGCTACTCCCCCCAGCTCCACTTTTGAACTTCACCACCATGACCGTGATGTTGTCAGGGCAGCCGCGGTAGAAGGACTGCAGGACAATGCTCTTGGCGCCAAAGTGAGGCTCATCGAGACGCTCGCGGACGAACCGGACGGCCTCCTCGTTGCTGAAAGCGTCCCACAGGCCATCCGATGCCAGGATCATGAACTCTGGCTGCAGTTTgtccaggtcaaaggtcatgatGTCAGGATCAGGGATGACCACGTTGAGGTTCTTCAGTGGGTAGTCTCCTAGAGAGCGGGACATAGCCAGGATCCCCTGGACTCTCCAGGATCCATTAAAACTGATGAAGCCTCCTGGGAGCAgagaatgaaaacatttaagTCTGTTGTTCTATTAATgaccaaaaaacacacacttgggCTACTATCAAGATCCCTTTATAATCCAAATATAATCTTTACAACAACTGGCCAtgtgctttgtttaacacaACGCTGTCCCTAAACACACCTCCAGATGGAGACCAAGGACACTTAAAACAGCCACACAAGACTGAAAGAAGGTCCACTCAGATTGTACTTCACTATTAAGGGCTGCTTCTCTGATCATATACCTGCCCTCTtgatcctcttcctctctttaagTTGATACGGCTTGTGGTCATGTGAAAGTGCAACGGCGTTCCCATCTTTGTCACACAACACGCCACGAGAGTCGCCGACGTTTGCCACAGTGAGTTCTCTGTCCGACAGTAATGCTACCAGACATGTCGTTCCTAAAAGaagggagaagaaaaagagtaaAAGCTGAGAAAGCTGTTTGTGAATGATCACAACGGTCTGACAATCCTCTGTCAAATCTGGTTGCATGCTCACTTTCAACACCTTGAGGAGTCGGAAGCTTTATTTTCACACTGCCCTAATAGATACTTACAAATACAGCTTGTGCAATACACTAAACAAAATACAGGTGACTTTTGATAGCTCATAAAGAAACTAAGAGAAAGCTTTTTCAATATGAAATGTAGCTTGGGTAAACTTGTATGATCATGTCTGCTACAAGGAGACTGATATTGATGTTCcacttaatttaaaaaaatacagtgaTGTTTAAGTTTCAAACTACAGGGCTGAAAGTTATCTACAGAAACCTATGATGATGACACTTTGGAAAGTTTGAGCTTTAAATTCAATAGAGTTTGCAGAAAATAATATAAAGTTAGTTATAGAAGAGTGCCTTTTACTTGATTATATATTCGACCTTTTCACCGATAGTAAAGCATTTTATTGTGTTCAAACCAATTAAATGTCCCATGGAGAGAGGACTGACAATTCCAGATGGAGGAACAATATGATAAAAAATGGAGggaaatctgtttttcttttttgacatTAGTCGTATCAAATGCCACCAACTGATCAATGTAGAGTGTAGCTCTGTATTCTGCATCAGTGGAAAGAGTACCAGCTGCACAAATGAGATTGTTCAACAATATAATGTTACAAAACAGTCCTATTACAAACATTGTGTGAATGAGATATGATACATTTGATAGCTGTGCTGTGTGTGGTAAAGAGCCGGTGAATGATGGATGAAGGTATAATCTTAACAGTGTTTGACAAAACGGGGAGCGCAGGTTGATTCATGCAAAGGTTGAGGTTTGGATTCAAATTGACTAAAACTGTTAAAGTTAAATTTGCTATAATTTTCAACAtaattgtttgtgtgcttgatgTTTtgggctgcaaaaaaaaaaaggaacagatagacttttgatgtttttgtgacCAAAATATCATTGTCAAAATGACGATTGTCAGCTGAGATAGTTTAATGAAAGCCCAGAATAATCAAGCAATCACCTGTCATACATACATCATGTCAAATTTCAAAAtctaatttagatttaacacctAATGCGCTGAAGTAAAAAAATTACTCACATTTTTTCTAGTATTTTGTCACAGTATATCCCAGCTATTTGTTCTCAGCTCCTGAAACTCTCACCCAGCTTTCCCATGAATATTTATTAGTGTCTAATTTGGAAACTCCTTATCTGTTGCTTAGTAAACTGTCACCCAATGACACACTATTATGCATATGAGTATACCTGTCTCAGGCTGGGCGTAAAACAAGCACACATATAAattccctcccctcctcctgacCTGCTTCATCATGATTG
Coding sequences:
- the ppm1la gene encoding protein phosphatase 1L isoform X2 — translated: MRPETLFLLCISLALWSYFFHTDEVKTIVKSSRDAVKMVKGKVAEMMQNDRLGGLSILDAEFSKTWHFKNNNVAVYSIQGRRDHMEDRYEVLTDITNKSHPSIFAIFDGHGGEAAADYVKAHLPDSLKQQLQGFEREKRESALSYANILEQRILSVDREMLDKLSANHDEAGTTCLVALLSDRELTVANVGDSRGVLCDKDGNAVALSHDHKPYQLKERKRIKRAGGFISFNGSWRVQGILAMSRSLGDYPLKNLNVVIPDPDIMTFDLDKLQPEFMILASDGLWDAFSNEEAVRFVRERLDEPHFGAKSIVLQSFYRGCPDNITVMVVKFKSGAGGSSKTGA
- the ppm1la gene encoding protein phosphatase 1L isoform X3, with the protein product MVKGKVAEMMQNDRLGGLSILDAEFSKTWHFKNNNVAVYSIQGRRDHMEDRYEVLTDITNKSHPSIFAIFDGHGGEAAADYVKAHLPDSLKQQLQGFEREKRESALSYANILEQRILSVDREMLDKLSANHDEAGTTCLVALLSDRELTVANVGDSRGVLCDKDGNAVALSHDHKPYQLKERKRIKRAGGFISFNGSWRVQGILAMSRSLGDYPLKNLNVVIPDPDIMTFDLDKLQPEFMILASDGLWDAFSNEEAVRFVRERLDEPHFGAKSIVLQSFYRGCPDNITVMVVKFKSGAGGSSKTGA